A window of the Tripterygium wilfordii isolate XIE 37 chromosome 12, ASM1340144v1, whole genome shotgun sequence genome harbors these coding sequences:
- the LOC120011368 gene encoding histone-lysine N-methyltransferase ASHR1 isoform X1, which translates to MEELKSALRDHSLTVSNLADKGRCLFTTRDFHPGEIIISQEPYVCVPNNTPAESRCDGCFTSGNLKKCSACQVAWYCGSTCQKSEWKLHRLECTTFSKLDKSRRKSVTSSIRLMVKLYLRRKLQSEKVIPSTATDNYDLVKELVAHMSNIDEKQLVLYAQMANLVNLILQCPEINIKEIAEIFSKFACNAHTICDSELRPLGTGLYPVISIINHSCLPNSVLVFEGKSAVVRAVQHIPKGTEVFISYIETAGSTMTRQTSLKEQYLFTCRCPRCSKTGQYDDVRESAILEGYRCKDHKCDGFLLRDSDDKGFVCQHCGLARNKEEIKNLAMKIKEVSEKAVTSTSSGNHREAMSMYKRIEKLQSQLCHPFSISLLRTREKVIEISMKLEEWGEALSYCRFTIPMYERLYTGFHPLLGLQYYTCGKLEWLHGETENAIISLTKAVDILRKTHGTNTPFMKELFVKLEEARAEASYKLSSTDKDE; encoded by the exons ATGGAGGAGCTGAAGAGCGCTCTGCGCGATCATAGTTTAACTGTGTCTAATCTTGCAGATAAAGGCCGATGCCTCTTCACCACTAGAGATTTTCATCCAg GAGAAATCATTATTAGCCAGGAGCCTTATGTCTGTGTACCAAATAATACCCCGGCTGAGTCAAGATGCGATGGGTGTTTCACATCAGGTAACCTTAAGAAGTGCTCAGCTTGTCAAGTTGCATGGTACTGTGGAAGCACATGCCAG AAGTCAGAATGGAAGTTACATCGACTTGAATGCACTACTTTCTCTAAGCTTGACAAGAGCAGGCGCAAATCTGTGACATCTTCCATACGTCTGATGGTGAAACTCTATCTTCGTAGAAAATTGCAAAGTGAGAAG GTTATCCCTTCTACTGCCACAGACAACTACGATTTGGTGAAGGAATTGGTGGCTC ATATGTCAAACATTGACGAGAAGCAACTGGTGCTATATGCACAGATGGCCAACCTTGTCAACTTAATTCTTCAGTGTCCTGAAATCAATATAAAAGAGATTGCAGAAATTTTTTCAAAG TTTGCGTGCAATGCACACACAATTTGTGATAGTGAACTGAGACCGCTAGGGACAGGACTTTACCCTGTTATCTCCATAATCAATCACAG CTGTTTGCCCAATTCTGTTTTGGTCTTTGAGGGGAAGTCTGCTGTGGTACGTGCTGTACAACATATACCAAAAGGCACTGAG GTATTTATAAGCTATATAGAAACAGCTGGAAGCACCATGACTCGGCAAACGTCTCTCAAAGAGCAATACCTTTTCACTTGTAGATGCCCTCGTTGTTCCAAAACG GGTCAGTATGATGATGTCAGGGAAAGTGCAATTTTGGAAGGTTACCGATGCAAGGATCATAAGTGCGATGGTTTCTTACTTCGTGATTCTG ATGATAAAGGATTTGTATGCCAGCACTGTGGCCTTGCTAGAAACAAGGAAGAGATAAAGAATTTGgctatgaaaataaaagaagttTCAGAAAAGGCTGTTACCTCTACGTCCTCTGGCA ATCATCGGGAAGCCATGTCTATGTATAAGAGAATAGAGAAATTGCAGAGTCAATTGTGCCATCCGTTTTCAATAAGTTTGCTGCGAACCCGGGAAAAAGTTATAGAG ATATCGATGAAGCTGGAGGAATGGGGAGAAGCTCTTTCATATTGTAGATTCACCATTCCGATGTATGAAA GATTGTATACAGGATTCCACCCATTGCTGGGATTACAATACTATACATGTGGAAAACTTGAATG GTTACATGGAGAAACAGAGAATGCTATCATATCTCTGACCAAGGCAGTGGATATATTGCGAAAGACCCATGGGACGAATACGCCTTTCATGAAAGAGCTCTTTGTGAAGTTGGAGGAAGCTCGTGCTGAAGCCTCTTACAAACTTTCATCTACTGATAAAGATGAGTGA
- the LOC120010321 gene encoding uncharacterized protein LOC120010321, producing the protein MARPRNPKNPMKEIQQDQNKKVQKLEITGSWKAMRGFFTSKYLQPQQQQKQEKQKPEKQNKEQKQHRQEQGTEEGNKKCKKMKCSGSLCSNTKVMHRPESSPEVQRKRASSMGSNNESSSRSMKTPLHELNGVVSSTNSSLSVSSNSSIGGSFRGMPFRRFSGCYECRMVVDPVLGFTRDPSLRTTICSCPDCGEIFMKPENLELHQTVRHGVSELGPEDTSRNIVEIIFQSSWLKKQIPVCKIDRILKVQNTQRTISRFEEYRDSIKAKANKHSKKHPRCIADGNELLRFHCTTFTCSLGLNGSSNLCNSIPNCNVCSIIKNGFKIPEGSTGEGANVNGILTTATSGKADDKAEAEDGNDKRAMLVCRVIAGRVKKGMEGSMDEYDSLAGAEGLYSNLDELYVFNPKAILPCFVVVY; encoded by the exons ATGGCTAGACCCAGAAACCCAAAAAACCCAATGAAGGAAATCCAACAAGACCAGAACAAAAAGGTCCAAAAATTGGAGATAACAGGTTCCTGGAAGGCAATGAGAGGATTTTTCACCTCTAAATACCTCCAACCTCAGCAACAGCAGAAGCAAGAGAAGCAGAAGCCAGAGAAGCAAAACAAAGAGCAGAAGCAGCACCGGCAAGAACAAGGTACAGAGGAAGGTAACAAGAAATGCAAGAAAATGAAGTGTTCAGGGTCATTATGCAGCAATACCAAGGTCATGCACAGGCCTGAATCATCCCCTGAAGTCCAGAGGAAGAGGGCTTCTTCTATGGGTTCAAACAATGAATCCTCTAGCAGGTCCATGAAAACTCCTTTACATGAACTCAATGGGGTTGTTTCTTCAACAAATTCTTCGCTCTCTGTATCTTCTAATTCCTCCATTGGAGGGTCTTTTAGAGGAATGCCATTCAGAAGATTCTCTGGCTGTTATGAGTGTAGAATGGTGGTTGATCCTGTTCTTGGATTCACTAGAGACCCTTCTCTGAGGACCACCATTTGTTCTTGTCCTGACTGTGGTGAGATCTTCATGAAACCTGAAAATCTGGAACTTCATCAAACTGTTAGACATGGAG TTTCTGAACTGGGACCAGAGGACACAAGCAGGAACATAGTGGAAATCATATTCCAATCAAGCTGGCTAAAGAAACAAATCCCAGTTTGCAAAATAGATCGAATCCTCAAAGTCCAGAACACACAAAGAACCATCTCCAGATTCGAAGAATACCGAGATTCCATCAAAGCAAAGGCCAACAAACATTCAAAGAAACACCCAAGATGTATAGCTGATGGCAATGAACTCCTCAGGTTCCACTGCACCACCTTCACATGCTCACTAGGGCTAAATGGTTCATCTAACTTGTGCAATTCAATCCCAAACTGCAACGTTTGTAGCATTATCAAGAATGGGTTCAAGATCCCTGAAGGGTCCACCGGTGAAGGTGCCAATGTGAATGGAATTTTAACCACCGCGACAAGCGGCAAGGCCGACGACAAGGCTGAAGCAGAGGATGGTAATGACAAGAGGGCAATGCTGGTCTGCAGGGTGATTGCAGGGAGGGTAAAGAAGGGCATGGAAGGAAGCATGGATGAGTATGACTCATTGGCTGGTGCTGAGGGTTTATACTCTAATTTGGATGAGTTGTATGTGTTTAATCCTAAAGCTATTTTGCCTTGTTTTGTTGTTGTCTATTAG
- the LOC120011368 gene encoding histone-lysine N-methyltransferase ASHR1 isoform X3, with product MEELKSALRDHSLTVSNLADKGRCLFTTRDFHPGEIIISQEPYVCVPNNTPAESRCDGCFTSGNLKKCSACQVAWYCGSTCQKSEWKLHRLECTTFSKLDKSRRKSVTSSIRLMVKLYLRRKLQSEKFACNAHTICDSELRPLGTGLYPVISIINHSCLPNSVLVFEGKSAVVRAVQHIPKGTEVFISYIETAGSTMTRQTSLKEQYLFTCRCPRCSKTGQYDDVRESAILEGYRCKDHKCDGFLLRDSDDKGFVCQHCGLARNKEEIKNLAMKIKEVSEKAVTSTSSGNHREAMSMYKRIEKLQSQLCHPFSISLLRTREKVIEISMKLEEWGEALSYCRFTIPMYERLYTGFHPLLGLQYYTCGKLEWLHGETENAIISLTKAVDILRKTHGTNTPFMKELFVKLEEARAEASYKLSSTDKDE from the exons ATGGAGGAGCTGAAGAGCGCTCTGCGCGATCATAGTTTAACTGTGTCTAATCTTGCAGATAAAGGCCGATGCCTCTTCACCACTAGAGATTTTCATCCAg GAGAAATCATTATTAGCCAGGAGCCTTATGTCTGTGTACCAAATAATACCCCGGCTGAGTCAAGATGCGATGGGTGTTTCACATCAGGTAACCTTAAGAAGTGCTCAGCTTGTCAAGTTGCATGGTACTGTGGAAGCACATGCCAG AAGTCAGAATGGAAGTTACATCGACTTGAATGCACTACTTTCTCTAAGCTTGACAAGAGCAGGCGCAAATCTGTGACATCTTCCATACGTCTGATGGTGAAACTCTATCTTCGTAGAAAATTGCAAAGTGAGAAG TTTGCGTGCAATGCACACACAATTTGTGATAGTGAACTGAGACCGCTAGGGACAGGACTTTACCCTGTTATCTCCATAATCAATCACAG CTGTTTGCCCAATTCTGTTTTGGTCTTTGAGGGGAAGTCTGCTGTGGTACGTGCTGTACAACATATACCAAAAGGCACTGAG GTATTTATAAGCTATATAGAAACAGCTGGAAGCACCATGACTCGGCAAACGTCTCTCAAAGAGCAATACCTTTTCACTTGTAGATGCCCTCGTTGTTCCAAAACG GGTCAGTATGATGATGTCAGGGAAAGTGCAATTTTGGAAGGTTACCGATGCAAGGATCATAAGTGCGATGGTTTCTTACTTCGTGATTCTG ATGATAAAGGATTTGTATGCCAGCACTGTGGCCTTGCTAGAAACAAGGAAGAGATAAAGAATTTGgctatgaaaataaaagaagttTCAGAAAAGGCTGTTACCTCTACGTCCTCTGGCA ATCATCGGGAAGCCATGTCTATGTATAAGAGAATAGAGAAATTGCAGAGTCAATTGTGCCATCCGTTTTCAATAAGTTTGCTGCGAACCCGGGAAAAAGTTATAGAG ATATCGATGAAGCTGGAGGAATGGGGAGAAGCTCTTTCATATTGTAGATTCACCATTCCGATGTATGAAA GATTGTATACAGGATTCCACCCATTGCTGGGATTACAATACTATACATGTGGAAAACTTGAATG GTTACATGGAGAAACAGAGAATGCTATCATATCTCTGACCAAGGCAGTGGATATATTGCGAAAGACCCATGGGACGAATACGCCTTTCATGAAAGAGCTCTTTGTGAAGTTGGAGGAAGCTCGTGCTGAAGCCTCTTACAAACTTTCATCTACTGATAAAGATGAGTGA
- the LOC120011368 gene encoding histone-lysine N-methyltransferase ASHR1 isoform X2, producing the protein MEELKSALRDHSLTVSNLADKGRCLFTTRDFHPGEIIISQEPYVCVPNNTPAESRCDGCFTSGNLKKCSACQVAWYCGSTCQKSEWKLHRLECTTFSKLDKSRRKSVTSSIRLMVKLYLRRKLQSEKVIPSTATDNYDLVKELVAHMSNIDEKQLVLYAQMANLVNLILQCPEINIKEIAEIFSKFACNAHTICDSELRPLGTGLYPVISIINHSCLPNSVLVFEGKSAVVRAVQHIPKGTEVFISYIETAGSTMTRQTSLKEQYLFTCRCPRCSKTYDDVRESAILEGYRCKDHKCDGFLLRDSDDKGFVCQHCGLARNKEEIKNLAMKIKEVSEKAVTSTSSGNHREAMSMYKRIEKLQSQLCHPFSISLLRTREKVIEISMKLEEWGEALSYCRFTIPMYERLYTGFHPLLGLQYYTCGKLEWLHGETENAIISLTKAVDILRKTHGTNTPFMKELFVKLEEARAEASYKLSSTDKDE; encoded by the exons ATGGAGGAGCTGAAGAGCGCTCTGCGCGATCATAGTTTAACTGTGTCTAATCTTGCAGATAAAGGCCGATGCCTCTTCACCACTAGAGATTTTCATCCAg GAGAAATCATTATTAGCCAGGAGCCTTATGTCTGTGTACCAAATAATACCCCGGCTGAGTCAAGATGCGATGGGTGTTTCACATCAGGTAACCTTAAGAAGTGCTCAGCTTGTCAAGTTGCATGGTACTGTGGAAGCACATGCCAG AAGTCAGAATGGAAGTTACATCGACTTGAATGCACTACTTTCTCTAAGCTTGACAAGAGCAGGCGCAAATCTGTGACATCTTCCATACGTCTGATGGTGAAACTCTATCTTCGTAGAAAATTGCAAAGTGAGAAG GTTATCCCTTCTACTGCCACAGACAACTACGATTTGGTGAAGGAATTGGTGGCTC ATATGTCAAACATTGACGAGAAGCAACTGGTGCTATATGCACAGATGGCCAACCTTGTCAACTTAATTCTTCAGTGTCCTGAAATCAATATAAAAGAGATTGCAGAAATTTTTTCAAAG TTTGCGTGCAATGCACACACAATTTGTGATAGTGAACTGAGACCGCTAGGGACAGGACTTTACCCTGTTATCTCCATAATCAATCACAG CTGTTTGCCCAATTCTGTTTTGGTCTTTGAGGGGAAGTCTGCTGTGGTACGTGCTGTACAACATATACCAAAAGGCACTGAG GTATTTATAAGCTATATAGAAACAGCTGGAAGCACCATGACTCGGCAAACGTCTCTCAAAGAGCAATACCTTTTCACTTGTAGATGCCCTCGTTGTTCCAAAACG TATGATGATGTCAGGGAAAGTGCAATTTTGGAAGGTTACCGATGCAAGGATCATAAGTGCGATGGTTTCTTACTTCGTGATTCTG ATGATAAAGGATTTGTATGCCAGCACTGTGGCCTTGCTAGAAACAAGGAAGAGATAAAGAATTTGgctatgaaaataaaagaagttTCAGAAAAGGCTGTTACCTCTACGTCCTCTGGCA ATCATCGGGAAGCCATGTCTATGTATAAGAGAATAGAGAAATTGCAGAGTCAATTGTGCCATCCGTTTTCAATAAGTTTGCTGCGAACCCGGGAAAAAGTTATAGAG ATATCGATGAAGCTGGAGGAATGGGGAGAAGCTCTTTCATATTGTAGATTCACCATTCCGATGTATGAAA GATTGTATACAGGATTCCACCCATTGCTGGGATTACAATACTATACATGTGGAAAACTTGAATG GTTACATGGAGAAACAGAGAATGCTATCATATCTCTGACCAAGGCAGTGGATATATTGCGAAAGACCCATGGGACGAATACGCCTTTCATGAAAGAGCTCTTTGTGAAGTTGGAGGAAGCTCGTGCTGAAGCCTCTTACAAACTTTCATCTACTGATAAAGATGAGTGA